The Priestia aryabhattai genome includes the window GACAGTCATTTAGGTCACGTTTTTTTAACATAACTTTTCCCTCCTGATCGAGGGTATATACAGACTCCAATCAAGTCCCCACCCTCGAAATTTTTTAATAATTAAAAAAATTTCGGGGTGGGAATCGAACCCACTAGAACCAGTTACCTGGTGGCGCACCATTTGCCTTCCCATTACAAGTCAACAAACATAAAAAGTCAACGTGTGATGTTTATGCTTTTGTGAAATTCACATGCTTCTAAACGTATCATACTAAAAAAAATTAAAAAAGAAAATAGGTAAAATGTTAATTTTTTTTAAATAATATTTTACCATCTATCATGGTGAAAATGGGCTTTGCTAAGTAGTGAAAGGGATGATGGCTCCATAGCACTAAATCAGCGTCTTTTCCTGCTTCGATACTGCCGATTCGATGATCGATACGGAGATTCCGAGCAGCAGCAATCGTGATGCCTTCCAATGCTTTTTGCTCTTCGAATCCTTCACGTACGGCAATGGATGCACAAATATTTAAGTACTGAATGGGTGTATAAGGGTGGTCTGTTGTAATGGAAACTTCTACTCCTTCATTGCAGAGAGCTTGATAGGTTTTCCACGTTTTATTCTTCAATTCAACTTTTGAGCGGCGTGTTAAAGTTGGTCCCACGCTTACTTTTAAATTTCTTCCACCCAGCTCTTTAGCAATTAAATGGCCTTCTGTACAGTGTTCAATACGAACGTCTAAATGAAATTCATCTGCTAAGCGCAGAGCTGATAGAATGTCATCGGCTCGGTGAGCATGAATTCGAACTGGAATCGCTCTATTCAGGGCTTGAATGAGCGGTTTGATTCGCAAATCATCTTTATTGTCATTGCTTTTTGCATGATAAAAGGCTTCTCTCAGCATGCCCATAATACCCATTCGTGTAATTGATTCTTTATTGCCATGGCTGTGAATTCGTTTTGGATTTTCTCCTAGCGCAATCTTAAGTCCAGCTGTCTCTTGAATCAACATTTGAGAAATACTTGTTCCGGCTGTTTTAATAACGGATGTTGTACCTCCAATCACATTTGCACTTCCCGGCATAATGTGTACAGACGTAATACCCGCTTCAATGGCATCTTTAAACCCAGGATCTAAAGGATGTACACTGTCAAAAGCTCGGATATGGGGAGTCATAGGCTCGATTGTTTCGTTAGCATCATTCCCGGCCCAGCCGGTTCCTTCATCATATAATCCTAGATGTGTATGAACATCAATAAATCCAGGGAATAAATAACGCTGTTTGCAGTCAATGACTTCTACTTGAAGAGGAGGCTGCAAGTTTGGTCCAATTAAAACAATTTTTCCACCTTGAATGAGCACATCACTATTATAAATAGGTTTTGACGTAATAGGATAGAGCGTTGCATTTTTCAAGAGAATGGTTTTCATAAAGGATACTCCTATCTATCGGCAGCTTAGTCACCTGTTTTAGGGAAACAACAAAGAATAACTAGAGCAAATCTCGCAAGGCATCTTCTAATACAGTATATGTAAAAATGTAATTCTGTTGAATCAATTTTTCAGGTAAAACGCGCTGTCCTTTTAAAATAATCATGCTCATTTCTCCCATCAGCAGCTGAAGGCCAAAGCTAGGTACGGGCATCCAGTGAGGGCGATTCAATACTTTTCCAATCGTCTTTCCAAACTCTTTCATTTGAACGGGATTTGGGGCAGTTACATTAACAGGTCCCTCTATTTGTTCGGTATGAATACAATAATCAATAATTTTGACGACGTCTTGAAGATGCACCCAAGACATCCACTGCTCTCCGGAACCGACTGTTCCTCCTGCAAATAATTTATAAGGAAGGGCAGTAGAAAGAAGTGCGCCGCCATCTTTACCTAATATAACGCCGAATCTTGTTAAGACAGTACGAATATTGAGTTCCATAGCTTTTAGCGCTTCGTTTTCCCACTTTTTTACCGTTTTAGCTAAAAAGTCTGTACCGATGGATGGAGAAGCTTCTGTGAACGTTTTTTTAGTTGATGTCCCGTAATAACCAACAGCGCTTGCATTTACGTAAAGGGATGGTTTTTCGGGTAAGGCAGCCATAATGCGAAGGATTTCTTGAGTAGAAGAAAGGCGACTTTCCACGATAGCTTTTTTGCGCTCGTCCGTCCAGCGGCCGCTGTTAAGTGAAACGCCAGCTAAATTGATAAAAACGTCTGCTCCTTCTATTTGCTCTTCAGGTTGGCTATTTTCTTGCATCCACTCTACATATTTAAGTTTCGGATCTCTTGCGGCTTTATCTGCATTGCGTGTTAAAATATATACATAATGTTTTTGTGTTAAGAAATGTTTTGTTAAAGCTTTACCTACGAATCCAGTTCCTCCAGCAATAACAATTTTCATATGAACTTCCTCCTTTATTGAGATAAATAAAAATGTGTATGATACGATTGGCGGTTCTTCAGCCATCAATTTAATAAGAAATATGAGGTGAAGGTGAATGCCTGTTGTCACAAAGATCACAACGCAAAAGAATAGCGGTGAACGTTATAATGTGTATTTAGATTACGGTAAAGGTGAAGAGTTTGGCTTTGGTGTTGACGAAAATGTCCTCATCAAATACGGCTTAAAAAAAGGTCGTGAGCTTGATGAGTTTGAATTAACGGAAATTCAGTACGCAGATGATGAGAAAAAAGCTTATAATTTAGCGATCACTTACTTATCTTATCGAATGCGCTCTGAAAAAGAGGTACATGATTATTTAAAGAAAAAAGAAATTAACTCTACTATTATTCAACAAGTTATTCAGAAATTAGTGAGCCACCGTTATTTAAATGATGAAGAGTTTGCGAAAGCATTTGTGTTAACTCAGATGAATACGACACCAAAAGGACCAAATGTGATTCAAAGAGAATTAAAAGAAAAGGGGATTTCTGACTCCATTATTACCCTTAGTTTATGTGAATACCCTGAAGAACAGCAAATTCAAACTGCTGTGAAATTAATTGAAAAGTTAAAAGGGAAATACAAGAAATTATCTCAAGTGATGATGAAACAAAAAATGGAACAAGCATTGGCAGTGAAGGGCTATTCTTTTTCTATTATTCAAGAAGCGTTTCAGCGCACGGACACAGAAAAAGAAAGTGATGAGGTTTGGGAAGCTCTGCAATATCAAGGGATGAAAGCTCATCGTCGTTTTTCAAAATATGAAGGCTGGGAGTATCAGCAAAAAATGAAGCAGGCTCTTTATAGAAAAGGGTTCTCTATTGACCAAATTGAATCATTTTTAGCTTCTATGGAAGAGGAATAAACCGTCCGTGAAAATGGACGGTTCTTTTTTAAAACAAAATATCTTCTGAGTCATTCTGCTGTTTATAAATAATCTCAGCAATTTCTAAAGCTGAGCGCAATCGGCTTTTATCTTTAATATGGTTGTTGTGATCCCAAAAAGGAGTATTCATGCCGCCCATATAAGCTGCAATCATATGAAGGTTGGTATCTTGATACTCCACTTTTAAACTTTCTGTAAATCCCCTTACGCCAAATTTACTTGCCACATAGACGCTTTCATTAGCTTTCCCGCGAAGTCCTGCAGTTGAAATGATATTCATAACTTTAGGTTCAGGTCTCGTCAAGAGATGAGGCATAAGCGCTTGTGTTAAAAAAATAGTTCCTTTTACATTTGTATCGATGACTTCATCGATAGCTTGTTTTGTATAATCCGTCAACGGACCAAAATGCCCAATGCCTGCATTATTGATGAGGATATCTACTGAATGCTGCATCAGCAGTTTTTCTACAGATTTTCCTACTTCTTCGTACTTTGTAATATCTACAGGCATCGTATATACGTTATCTCCTAGCTCATGCTGCGCCTCATTTAATTTCTGTTGATTACGTCCAGCTAGAATGACGTTGTAGTCTTTTGCGTAAAGTTTTGCGAGTTCTTTTCCAAGACCCGTCGCACCGCCTGTGATTAGCACTGTTTTCATTCCCAAAACTCCCTTTTCATAGTCTCCCTTTAGTTATACCTTTTGTTATAATAAAATGAAAGCAAACAAGGGGGAAAACAGCATGTCTGAAAAACGTTACAGCGATATGACGACGTATGAACTTCAACAAGAAATTGGGTCTCTTCAAGAAAAAGCACGAAAAGCTGAACAGCTTGGCATGGTCAATGAGTATGCAGTATTAGAAAGAAAAGTAACAATGGCTAGATCGTATTTATTGGATCCCGAAACGTTTAAAGCAGGGGAAGTATATGAAATTCAAGGAGATCCGGGTTCGTATTTTAAAATTGATTATATGAACGGAGTTTTTGCATGGGGGTTTAGGCTTGGTGCACCGCAAAAAGAAGAGGCATTACCTATTTCCATGTTGAAAAAATAAAGGGACGAACAAGCAGCACGAAGTAGTGCTGCTTGTTTGATTTCTATATTCACTCTATTTTTAAACATAGAGCAAGCGGTTATTCTTCGCGCTCATTAGAAGCATGCATACGTTCTTGAGGGTGCGTGTTAATTGTTCCATTTGCACGTTTTGAAGCGTACTCAGCTTTTGCTCGAGGTTCGCCCTCAAACTTATTACCATGTTGGTTTGGAAAATCTTTTGCTTTATTGCGCATCGATACCTCTCCTTTTACAACAGAAAGCGTTGCGGTTATGATATAGTACATGAGGGAGTGAATAACTCCGCATTTATAGTGTAAGTTAAAAGTGCAAACATACTCATAAAGAATTTTGGTAATCGAGGTGTTCTTATGAACGATATATTTGAAAGATTAACGAATCAGCTATTAAATAAAAACAGTTCGCTCTCATACGCTCAAGCGCGCACGTGGGTTGAACTTTTCTGGGAAGATTTTGAGTCATCTTACGCAAAAGCCGGATATGATTATAAAGGTAAAGAAGCGACGGAAAAGGTTGTTACGATGTATATCAACAGCTACGGTGACAAACTTCATGAAATCGCGGTTAAAAACCCTAAATATCAGCATTTATTAAATAACGATGACTATTTAAAACATTAAATAAAAACGAACCGTCTTGAGCAGACGGTTCGTTTTTGGGTTTCATATTTGTTCTTGTTATGATTAGTGCGGGAGATAATCAAGCTTTTTACGCAATTTTTTCTCACTGAAAATCCAACCTGTGTACGAACAAATGATATTTAAATTGTAATCAAGCTGGACTACGGCTACAAATGGATAGTAGTCCTTGCTGCGGTAGCGTAAATCAATAAAGCGCACTTCAATGTGGTCGTTATATTCGTCCAGCTCCCATCTATAAATAGGTGAAAATGAAAGAAAAGCAGATAAATTTTCATCTTTTTTCGCTACTTCAATTACGGCTGATTCGGGGATTGGAACTTTATCAAACGTATCATAAATAAAAATTTCTTCTCCGATTGCTCTTCCTACATGAAAATACTTTTCGGTCGTCACAGCTAAATGCCAGTGAGTGAAACGCAGCGTAGGAGAGATATTGAGCTTGATGACATCAGGAAACTGTTTTCGAAGCTTCTTGGCGATTTGGTGGCGCATATAAAAGCGCAATCCATAGTAAAACGCCAATAACACATACAGCGTAATGAATGTTGGTCCCGGCTCTGCTCCAACAAACCAGATTAGAATCGCAAGTACGTGAGCTGAGAAAATCACGTAATCAAACGTGTTGATTACGCCAAGCGCAATCCATTTATTTGTAAAAGGCCGTAAAGCCTGCGTGCCATAAGCGTTAAAGATATCAACAAAAACGTGAATAATGACGCCTGCAAAGGTCCACATCCATAGATGCAGTAAGTTAGCTCCTGGCAGCAGAAGCGAAAGAATGAGCACGATAAGCAAAGGCCATAAAATAACGGCTGGGATAGAATGTGTAATTCCACGGTGATTGCGGATATACTGTGCATTGTTTCGCAGCTTTAAAACAGTGTCTAAATCAGGTGCTAATGACCCGGCCATTACGCCAATCATTACAGCATCCAATGTGGCTGTATTCGCAGATACAGTGGGGTCTAATGTTGCAAGGCCGCCTAGAGCG containing:
- a CDS encoding amidohydrolase, with the protein product MKTILLKNATLYPITSKPIYNSDVLIQGGKIVLIGPNLQPPLQVEVIDCKQRYLFPGFIDVHTHLGLYDEGTGWAGNDANETIEPMTPHIRAFDSVHPLDPGFKDAIEAGITSVHIMPGSANVIGGTTSVIKTAGTSISQMLIQETAGLKIALGENPKRIHSHGNKESITRMGIMGMLREAFYHAKSNDNKDDLRIKPLIQALNRAIPVRIHAHRADDILSALRLADEFHLDVRIEHCTEGHLIAKELGGRNLKVSVGPTLTRRSKVELKNKTWKTYQALCNEGVEVSITTDHPYTPIQYLNICASIAVREGFEEQKALEGITIAAARNLRIDHRIGSIEAGKDADLVLWSHHPFHYLAKPIFTMIDGKILFKKN
- a CDS encoding TIGR01777 family oxidoreductase, coding for MKIVIAGGTGFVGKALTKHFLTQKHYVYILTRNADKAARDPKLKYVEWMQENSQPEEQIEGADVFINLAGVSLNSGRWTDERKKAIVESRLSSTQEILRIMAALPEKPSLYVNASAVGYYGTSTKKTFTEASPSIGTDFLAKTVKKWENEALKAMELNIRTVLTRFGVILGKDGGALLSTALPYKLFAGGTVGSGEQWMSWVHLQDVVKIIDYCIHTEQIEGPVNVTAPNPVQMKEFGKTIGKVLNRPHWMPVPSFGLQLLMGEMSMIILKGQRVLPEKLIQQNYIFTYTVLEDALRDLL
- the recX gene encoding recombination regulator RecX, with the translated sequence MPVVTKITTQKNSGERYNVYLDYGKGEEFGFGVDENVLIKYGLKKGRELDEFELTEIQYADDEKKAYNLAITYLSYRMRSEKEVHDYLKKKEINSTIIQQVIQKLVSHRYLNDEEFAKAFVLTQMNTTPKGPNVIQRELKEKGISDSIITLSLCEYPEEQQIQTAVKLIEKLKGKYKKLSQVMMKQKMEQALAVKGYSFSIIQEAFQRTDTEKESDEVWEALQYQGMKAHRRFSKYEGWEYQQKMKQALYRKGFSIDQIESFLASMEEE
- a CDS encoding SDR family NAD(P)-dependent oxidoreductase, with protein sequence MKTVLITGGATGLGKELAKLYAKDYNVILAGRNQQKLNEAQHELGDNVYTMPVDITKYEEVGKSVEKLLMQHSVDILINNAGIGHFGPLTDYTKQAIDEVIDTNVKGTIFLTQALMPHLLTRPEPKVMNIISTAGLRGKANESVYVASKFGVRGFTESLKVEYQDTNLHMIAAYMGGMNTPFWDHNNHIKDKSRLRSALEIAEIIYKQQNDSEDILF
- a CDS encoding YfhH family protein; this translates as MSEKRYSDMTTYELQQEIGSLQEKARKAEQLGMVNEYAVLERKVTMARSYLLDPETFKAGEVYEIQGDPGSYFKIDYMNGVFAWGFRLGAPQKEEALPISMLKK
- a CDS encoding small, acid-soluble spore protein K, with the translated sequence MRNKAKDFPNQHGNKFEGEPRAKAEYASKRANGTINTHPQERMHASNEREE
- a CDS encoding YfhJ family protein, which produces MNDIFERLTNQLLNKNSSLSYAQARTWVELFWEDFESSYAKAGYDYKGKEATEKVVTMYINSYGDKLHEIAVKNPKYQHLLNNDDYLKH
- a CDS encoding metal-dependent hydrolase, which gives rise to MDTGTHIAMGIALGGLATLDPTVSANTATLDAVMIGVMAGSLAPDLDTVLKLRNNAQYIRNHRGITHSIPAVILWPLLIVLILSLLLPGANLLHLWMWTFAGVIIHVFVDIFNAYGTQALRPFTNKWIALGVINTFDYVIFSAHVLAILIWFVGAEPGPTFITLYVLLAFYYGLRFYMRHQIAKKLRKQFPDVIKLNISPTLRFTHWHLAVTTEKYFHVGRAIGEEIFIYDTFDKVPIPESAVIEVAKKDENLSAFLSFSPIYRWELDEYNDHIEVRFIDLRYRSKDYYPFVAVVQLDYNLNIICSYTGWIFSEKKLRKKLDYLPH